Genomic segment of Sporolituus thermophilus DSM 23256:
TAACCCGTAACGCTCACCTTATTTTTGAGGTTGGACAAAAATACAAAGAATATGTTGATGTTGGTCTTCTAAAGCTGGAGATTATTGGCCCTATGAATCCAGATATTGGTAAATATGCAAATAAATATGTGGCGTACTGTAAAACTAATGAAAAATTATCGCGCCTGGAATATGAAAACAAAATCGCTGAAATTGATTATGTTCTTTTTTTCCGGGACAATAACCAATATACAATGCGGGCAAGTGGTGCTTTCTTTGACGCAATTCAGTTTGAAAAACCTATTATTGCAATCAAAAATGATTATTTTGAGTATTATTTCAAACGGTTCGGTAATATAGGATATTTGTGTGAAAACATTGAAAATTTGTATCGGACTATTGATTATATATTAAAAAATAAGCCTTTAGCTGAATATCACGAACAATTAAATAATATACGTCGGGCAAAAGAAAATCTTGCAATTACTCATATAGAACGAGATTTGAAAAATAAACTTGTAATATAGAGGATAGTTATGATCTTTTGGATATTTTTATGTATATTCGTTATTTTATTATATCTACTTGAGGACAATTTGCCTTATCCCATTAAAAAATTATTCAGCATATTAATATTATTTATTGTTTTAGTAGTGAGTGGTTTTAGATACCGAATAGGATGGGATTATGACCATTACATGTATTTATTTGAAAAATTAGATACTATTGATATTTCGTCAGAGATAAGCCTTACCATCATAATAAATTTATTAAAAAGTTTAAGTCTTGATTTTCAAGCATTATTTCTATTTTATTCACTATTCACGCTACTATTTCTATGGCAAGGAATAAAATATTATTCCCAATTCCCGGTTATGTCCTTATTGTTTTATGTCTTAATTCCTGAACTATATTGGACTTCTTTTAGTGAAATAAGGCAATTTCTAGCGATTAGTATATTTTTTTATGGTTCGCGGTTTATTATAGAAAGGAATTTATTGAAATTTACCTTAGTTCTTTTAGTTGCTGCTTTTGTTCATACAAGTGCTATATTTTTATGGCCATTATATTTTTTCGTAACAAAATATTACAAAAAAGTATTCCATATTAGTTTAATTATTTTGAGTATAACTATTTCAGCAAATAAGTTGCAGCTTCCTTATTTACAAACCATTTTCGAGATATTTGATCTAAAATATATTTATTATGTAACAAATATAGAATATACCAAAAGTTTATCGTCAAATATAATACAGTGGATATTTATTCCGTTTTGGTTAATTATCTTGATAAAAAGGATCAATGCTGAAAGCCGTAAATGTGATCTCTTAGTTGTAAATATGTTAACACTAGGACTTGCGTTAGACTATTTAACTGATTTTTCGCAACCATTAAATCGAATAATTTACTACTTTGTTATTTATAGGATAATATTATTATCTTGGATAGCTGAATTCTTTATTATCGGCAGTAGAAAAATAATCAACTATGCCATAATTGTTTTTTTGGCAATTATTTTTTTGACTTACGTTTATCGTGTTCCATTTTCAGAGGCAGGAATTGCCCATAGTTACTTCTCTGCTAATAATATACAATATGAGTTTAATTTTGATTTGTTTAGGTGAGTGGGAATATGGAAAAAATATACAAGAACGTTTTAATTATAATTGAAAGTTACAACCGGTGGAGATTTTTTTCCCGAATGCTAAGTTCATTTGAAAAGCTTGGCCTAAATGTATGTTTTTTTACAGTTTGCCCAAGCGTTAAATATTTTGTAAAAAATAATGACGCAAAGATTTTTTACCTAAACAAGGGTTTAAAAATAGATATAAAAATTGATAAATATGCTTATAAAAATACTCTAGAATTTGCATTACAGGAGCTGTCGTCAATAAGTGCACAGTCGCTAATTGAACTATTTTATGCAAATTTAGAAGAGATTTATAAAAGCTATAAATTTGATTTAATATTGGTGTACAATGGAACCACATGCTTAGGGACTGCTGCTAAGTTATATGGGGTTCGTTGCAATATTAAAACCCTTTTTTTTGAAATTTCTAATCTACCCAATAAAATGTTAGTAGATAGTGAAGGAACCAATGCATTTTCCAAGGTATTTAGAGACTTAAGTATATTGAATAAATTTATTGTGAATGACAATGATTATATAGCATGGCGGAATTCATTTATTAATGCGAAGCTAACTTCTAGTAACATTCCGCAAACTAAATTTGGAAAGAGCAAGCTCAAGGACTACTTCTATTACATGTTCGATAAATTGGGGTATGCTTTCTTGGTTAAAGAAAAACGAAAATATGTATCTTGCTATGCTAATAAATTGTTTAAAGCTGTAAGACCAAATAAAGTCGAGTACGATAACATAACTGACTTAAAAACTATTAGATATGTATTTTATCCAATGCAAGTCAGCCATGATAGTCAATTGGTTTTGCATAGTGATGTAGATAATATCGAAGCTATAAAGTATGCTTCAGGGCTTGCAAAAGATATGAATGCTGTTTTGCTTGTAAAACCGCATCCGGCAGAAATGGATAAAGATTATATTGAACGTATTTGGAGACTAAAAAATGCATACAATTTTTATTTTACCAATATGAATACTTTTGCATTAATAAAAAATGCGTTAACAGTTGTTACAATAAATTCTACTGTTGGGCTAGAAGCTAAAATTCTGGGAGCGGAGGTCCATACATTAGGACGTGCTATTTATTCTAGGTTTTCACAAGAAGATGTAAAAAAGTACATATTAGGATATTTAGTAAACATCAACTATTTCTCACAGGAACCAATAACAGTTGAACAAATAAAAGAGATTTTAAAGAGAGCCAGTTTATAATATTTATTTCTTGGAGAATGAAAAACGCCTTTCCTAAATCCAAAATACTTTTTATAATGTCATCATTTTGACTACCAAATTTCCGCGGTTTATAGCTATAGAAAGGAAGCGGACGTAATGAAAGTCTTAGTTACTGGCGGGGCCGGGTTTATCGGATCCCATACGGTCGATAAATTAATACAAGAGGGCTGCCAAGTGACAGTAGTTGACGACCTCAGCACCGGGCGGCGGGAAAACGTCAATGATCAGGCTGCATTCGTCGAAATGGATGTGTGCAGTCCGGCGCTGTTTGAACTGTTTGCCGTCGGTCAGTTTGACGGTGTTGTCCACCTGGCGGCGCAGACGTTGGTGCCGGTATCGTTGGACAAGCCGGACTTTGATTGCCGCGTTAATGTGTTGGGGACGGTGAACGTGCTGGAGGCCTGCCACCGTTATGGGGTACGTCGGGTGGTGCTGGCTTCGTCGGCGGCGGTGTATGGAGATGGGGTGGTC
This window contains:
- a CDS encoding EpsG family protein — translated: MIFWIFLCIFVILLYLLEDNLPYPIKKLFSILILFIVLVVSGFRYRIGWDYDHYMYLFEKLDTIDISSEISLTIIINLLKSLSLDFQALFLFYSLFTLLFLWQGIKYYSQFPVMSLLFYVLIPELYWTSFSEIRQFLAISIFFYGSRFIIERNLLKFTLVLLVAAFVHTSAIFLWPLYFFVTKYYKKVFHISLIILSITISANKLQLPYLQTIFEIFDLKYIYYVTNIEYTKSLSSNIIQWIFIPFWLIILIKRINAESRKCDLLVVNMLTLGLALDYLTDFSQPLNRIIYYFVIYRIILLSWIAEFFIIGSRKIINYAIIVFLAIIFLTYVYRVPFSEAGIAHSYFSANNIQYEFNFDLFR